CAGAGGCCGTCGGGTGCGGCGAGTGCGGCGGCGTTCTCCCACCACCGCAGGCAGTCCTCTCCTGCGCGCAGCGTCTCGATCCCGAGCAGTCGCTCCGCGTCGAGCAGCACAACGGCGCGGTAGCCGCCGGCGGCGAGCGGTTCCGCCCCGCGCGTGGCGACCACGAGCGCCGGGCGGGCATCGACCTGCTCCCGGGGGTGCTCCCCGTCGCTCAGGATCACGCGGACCCCCGAGAACTGCCGCTCGAACTGCTCCACGGTGCGCGCCGACCCCATGCCGCGCTCCTGCAGACGGGCGCTCCCGCACTCGGAGCAGCGCCAGTCGTGGGCGACCGCGCCGCACCACCGACAGGACGCGCGGCCGACGACCTTGAACCCGATGGGGCCCCGGCACGTGCCGCACCGGGCGAGATCACCGCAGTCGCCGCAGACCGCGACGGGCGCGTAGCCCGGGGTGGCCACCTGCACGAGCACGGGGCCGGTCTTCAGCCCCTCTCGGATCGTCTGCGCCGCGAACTCCGGTACCCGCCCAGCAAACGCGTCGGGGGCGCGGGCGGCGTCGGCGTGGAAGACCCGGGTGCGGCGCGGCAGGTGGGTCTGCGCGAGCACGTAGCCGAGGTCGACGAGCCGCTGCACCTCCGCGCTGCGCACGTGTCCGGCGAAGAAGAGGCCTGCACCCGACTGCTCCGCGCGGATCAGCGCGGCGTCGCGCGCGTGCGCATAGGGGGTCAGCGGCTCCGACAGCACGGGATCGCCGTCGTCCCAGATCAGGATCGCGCCGAGGTCGTGCGCGGGAGCGTAGACCGCGGACCGGTTGCCCAGGATGATCCGCGGCGCCGGGTCGAGCGCCCGGAGGAAGGCGGCGTAGCGTTCCGCGTTCGACTGCCGGGAATCGACGCGCACGATCTCCGCGTGGCCGAGCGCGGCGAGGGCGTCGCGCAGCTGGTCGAGATCGCGGTAATCGGGGGTGATGAGGATCGCGCTCCGGCCCCGGCGGAAGACCTCCAGGGCGACCCGCGCGACCTGCGCGGCCCAACCGCCGACCCACTCCCCGGTGTGCAGCCGCTCGGGTCCGTGCGACGCGAGGTGCGAGAGCCGGGCGCCGTCCGTGAGCTGCGCCGCGATCCCGGACTCCGCGGTCGGTTCGGGATCGGCGGGGCGGTCCGTGGGCGCCTCCGGCTCGGCCGATCCACCGTCTGCAGCCTGCTCCGCTCCCTCGGCCTGTTCTGCTCCCTCGGCCTGCTCTGCTCCCTCGGCCTGCTCTGCTCCCTCGGCCTGCTCAGCCAGCGCGGCGAGGTGCTTCTTCTCGACGCGGACCTGGCGGGTGGGGATCGCGAGGCGGAGGATGTCTCCCGCGGATCCGCCCGCGCGGTCGGCGACCGCGCGGGCCAGCGCCCACACCTCGGGGGTGAGCTGCGGCACCTCGGAGACCACGTCCGCGATCGCGGACAGGTTGCCCCCGAACTCGCTGCGCTCGACGAAGCCGATGATGTACCCGAACGTCTTGCGGTCCTTCGAGCGGAACGGCACGCGAACCCGCTGACCGACGCGCACGACGTCCGCGAGCTCCGGCGGCACCGCGTAGTCGAAGAGGTGATCGAGCTGCGGCAGGGCGGAGTCGAGCAGGATCTGGGCCACCGTCCGCCCGGCCGCGGGTTCCGCCCGCTCGATCGCGTTCGAGGAGCTCACGGCGGCCTAGAGGCCGGCGGCGGCGCGCAGCTGCTCGACGCGGGGGGTCGCCTCCCAGGTGAACTCCGGCAGCTCGCGCCCGAAGTGGCCGTAGGCGCTCGTCTTGGCGTAGATCGGCCGCAGGAGCCCGAGATCACGGATGATCGCGAGCGGCCGCAGGTCGAAGACCTCGCGCACCGCCGCCTCGATCCGCTCGCGCGGCACGGTTTCGGTGCCGAACGTCTCGACGTACAGGCCCACCGGGTGCGCACGGCCGATCGCGTAAGCGACCTGCAGCTCCGCGCGGCGCGCGAGCCCGGCGCGGACGACGTGCTTCGCGACCCAGCGCATCGCGTACGCGGCGGAGCGGTCGACCTTCGACGGATCCTTGCCGCTGAAGGCACCGCCGCCATGACGGCTCGCGCCGCCGTACGTGTCGATGATGATCTTGCGGCCCGTGAGCCCGGCGTCGCCCATGGGGCCACCGATCACAAACGGCCCCGCGGGGTTGATGAAGAACTCGGCGGCGTCGCTGGCCAGCTCGACCCGCTCGAGCACGGGCCGGATGACCTCGCGCGCCACCGCCTCCTGGAGCGCGGCCTGCGAGATGCTCGGCTGATGCTGCGTCGAGACGACCACCGCCTCGACGGACGCGGCGCGGTCGCCGTCGTACCCGATGGTGACCTGGGTCTTGCCATCGGGGCGAAGCTCCGGCAGCACGCCGCTCTTGCGCACCTCGGTGAGCCGCTCGGCGAGCCGGTGCGCGATCCAGCTCGGCAGCGGGTGCAGCTCGGGGGTCTCGTCGGTCGCGAAGCCGAACATGATGCCCTGGTCACCCGCGCCCTGCCGGCTGAGATCGTCATCGGCGTCGCCCTGCGCGCCGGTGCGCTGCTCGAGCGACGTGTCGACGCCGCTCGCGATGTCCGGGGACTGCTGGCCGATCGACACGGAGACGCCGCACGACGACCCGTCGAAGCCCATGTCGGAGTGGACGTATCCGATCTCCCGCACGGCGTCGCGGACGATCTGCGGGATCTCGACGTACCCGCTGGTGGAGACCTCACCGGCAACGTGGACGAGA
Above is a genomic segment from Leucobacter rhizosphaerae containing:
- the metK gene encoding methionine adenosyltransferase, whose protein sequence is MSLRQFTSESVTEGHPDKICDRISDSILDAMLEQDPGARVAVETLVTTGLVHVAGEVSTSGYVEIPQIVRDAVREIGYVHSDMGFDGSSCGVSVSIGQQSPDIASGVDTSLEQRTGAQGDADDDLSRQGAGDQGIMFGFATDETPELHPLPSWIAHRLAERLTEVRKSGVLPELRPDGKTQVTIGYDGDRAASVEAVVVSTQHQPSISQAALQEAVAREVIRPVLERVELASDAAEFFINPAGPFVIGGPMGDAGLTGRKIIIDTYGGASRHGGGAFSGKDPSKVDRSAAYAMRWVAKHVVRAGLARRAELQVAYAIGRAHPVGLYVETFGTETVPRERIEAAVREVFDLRPLAIIRDLGLLRPIYAKTSAYGHFGRELPEFTWEATPRVEQLRAAAGL